The following is a genomic window from Thermodesulfobacteriota bacterium.
AGCAGCTGTCGAACATTATGGAGAGGAAGTTACGTCCAGAATGATAAATGTTTTAGAATCTGACGGCTCCCCTGTTGAAAATATAAGACAGTTTTTTGAAAGCATAGTAAATACTCCAGCAGATAAAAAAACCAGAGGTTGCCTTATAAGCAACACTGTAGTGGAGCTGGCACCTCATGACGATCAGGCAGCCCATGCGGTAAAGAAAATCTTGGATAAAATACAAAACGCATTTTATAACTGTTTAAATAGGGCTGTTCAGATGGGCGAGCTTCCAAAAGACACTAACACCAAGGTTCTATCACAATTTTTGGCCACGAGCACTCATGGTCTCATAGTCACAGGTAAATCTGCCCTTGATCCAAAAGAAGTAAAAGATGTTGTAGATGTGA
Proteins encoded in this region:
- a CDS encoding TetR/AcrR family transcriptional regulator codes for the protein MGRPYEFDKDETLSKAMDVFWEKGYKATSIQDLVDHMGIKRGSIYNTFGDKHSLFIAAVEHYGEEVTSRMINVLESDGSPVENIRQFFESIVNTPADKKTRGCLISNTVVELAPHDDQAAHAVKKILDKIQNAFYNCLNRAVQMGELPKDTNTKVLSQFLATSTHGLIVTGKSALDPKEVKDVVDVILSTLH